From the Ascaphus truei isolate aAscTru1 chromosome 15, aAscTru1.hap1, whole genome shotgun sequence genome, one window contains:
- the TPD52L2 gene encoding tumor protein D54 isoform X2, with product MEPGGQDINLNSPYKGLLTDTMTDVPVGPAGVPVPANAAGAVLPDGLTEAEAEELRIELFKVEEEILTLRQVLAAKERHATELKRKLGQTPLNQLKLNLSKSLQEVQSSTAYVKTSEKLGEWNEKVTHSDAYKKTQETLSQAGQKTSAALSNVGTAISRRLGDMRALPFSQSFSSYSIRHSISMPAMRNSTTFKSFEDRMGSMKTKVSGGRENGSESLHSPDNAPHDASPF from the exons ATGGAGCCCGGCGGGCAGG ACATCAACCTTAACTCTCCCTACAAAGGTTTGCTGACGGACACAATGACCGACGTACCGGTGGGCCCAGCAGGTGTTCCTGTGCCGGCCAATGCTGCCGGAGCGGTGTTACCAGACGGGCTAACAGAGGCCGAGGCCGAGGAGCTGCGGATCGAACTGTTCAAG GTGGAGGAGGAGATTCTCACCCTACGTCAGGTCCTCGCTGCCAAGGAGCGCCACGCCACCGAGCTTAAGAGGAAGCTGGGGCAGACCCCCCTCAACCAACTCAAACTCAACCTGTCCAAGAGCCTGCAGGAGGTGCAGAGTTCCACCGC TTACGTAAAGACCTCCGAGAAACTTGGAGAGTGGAACGAGAAAGTGACCCATTCTGATGC CTACAAGAAGACTCAGGAGACGCTGTCCCAGGCCGGGCAGAAAACCTCCGCAGCTCTGTCCAACGTGGGGACTGCCATCTCTCGGAGACTGGGGGACATGAG ggctctccctttctctcagtCTTTTAG CAGCTACTCCATCCGCCACTCGATAAGCATGCCGGCCATGAG GAACTCGACGACCTTCAAGTCCTTTGAAGATCGTATGGGGAGTATGAAG ACCAAGGTATCTGGCGGCAGAGAAAACGGCAGCGAGTCTCTACACTCTCCGGACAACGCCCCACACGACGCCTCTCCCTTCTAG
- the TPD52L2 gene encoding tumor protein D54 isoform X4 gives MEPGGQDINLNSPYKGLLTDTMTDVPVGPAGVPVPANAAGAVLPDGLTEAEAEELRIELFKVEEEILTLRQVLAAKERHATELKRKLGQTPLNQLKLNLSKSLQEVQSSTAYVKTSEKLGEWNEKVTHSDAYKKTQETLSQAGQKTSAALSNVGTAISRRLGDMSPYLAAVGGSYSIRHSISMPAMRNSTTFKSFEDRMGSMKTKVSGGRENGSESLHSPDNAPHDASPF, from the exons ATGGAGCCCGGCGGGCAGG ACATCAACCTTAACTCTCCCTACAAAGGTTTGCTGACGGACACAATGACCGACGTACCGGTGGGCCCAGCAGGTGTTCCTGTGCCGGCCAATGCTGCCGGAGCGGTGTTACCAGACGGGCTAACAGAGGCCGAGGCCGAGGAGCTGCGGATCGAACTGTTCAAG GTGGAGGAGGAGATTCTCACCCTACGTCAGGTCCTCGCTGCCAAGGAGCGCCACGCCACCGAGCTTAAGAGGAAGCTGGGGCAGACCCCCCTCAACCAACTCAAACTCAACCTGTCCAAGAGCCTGCAGGAGGTGCAGAGTTCCACCGC TTACGTAAAGACCTCCGAGAAACTTGGAGAGTGGAACGAGAAAGTGACCCATTCTGATGC CTACAAGAAGACTCAGGAGACGCTGTCCCAGGCCGGGCAGAAAACCTCCGCAGCTCTGTCCAACGTGGGGACTGCCATCTCTCGGAGACTGGGGGACATGAG TCCTTACTTGGCGGCAGTCGGCGG CAGCTACTCCATCCGCCACTCGATAAGCATGCCGGCCATGAG GAACTCGACGACCTTCAAGTCCTTTGAAGATCGTATGGGGAGTATGAAG ACCAAGGTATCTGGCGGCAGAGAAAACGGCAGCGAGTCTCTACACTCTCCGGACAACGCCCCACACGACGCCTCTCCCTTCTAG
- the TPD52L2 gene encoding tumor protein D54 isoform X1 codes for MEPGGQDINLNSPYKGLLTDTMTDVPVGPAGVPVPANAAGAVLPDGLTEAEAEELRIELFKVEEEILTLRQVLAAKERHATELKRKLGQTPLNQLKLNLSKSLQEVQSSTAYVKTSEKLGEWNEKVTHSDAYKKTQETLSQAGQKTSAALSNVGTAISRRLGDMSPYLAAVGGALPFSQSFSSYSIRHSISMPAMRNSTTFKSFEDRMGSMKTKVSGGRENGSESLHSPDNAPHDASPF; via the exons ATGGAGCCCGGCGGGCAGG ACATCAACCTTAACTCTCCCTACAAAGGTTTGCTGACGGACACAATGACCGACGTACCGGTGGGCCCAGCAGGTGTTCCTGTGCCGGCCAATGCTGCCGGAGCGGTGTTACCAGACGGGCTAACAGAGGCCGAGGCCGAGGAGCTGCGGATCGAACTGTTCAAG GTGGAGGAGGAGATTCTCACCCTACGTCAGGTCCTCGCTGCCAAGGAGCGCCACGCCACCGAGCTTAAGAGGAAGCTGGGGCAGACCCCCCTCAACCAACTCAAACTCAACCTGTCCAAGAGCCTGCAGGAGGTGCAGAGTTCCACCGC TTACGTAAAGACCTCCGAGAAACTTGGAGAGTGGAACGAGAAAGTGACCCATTCTGATGC CTACAAGAAGACTCAGGAGACGCTGTCCCAGGCCGGGCAGAAAACCTCCGCAGCTCTGTCCAACGTGGGGACTGCCATCTCTCGGAGACTGGGGGACATGAG TCCTTACTTGGCGGCAGTCGGCGG ggctctccctttctctcagtCTTTTAG CAGCTACTCCATCCGCCACTCGATAAGCATGCCGGCCATGAG GAACTCGACGACCTTCAAGTCCTTTGAAGATCGTATGGGGAGTATGAAG ACCAAGGTATCTGGCGGCAGAGAAAACGGCAGCGAGTCTCTACACTCTCCGGACAACGCCCCACACGACGCCTCTCCCTTCTAG
- the TPD52L2 gene encoding tumor protein D54 isoform X7, translating into MEPGGQDINLNSPYKGLLTDTMTDVPVGPAGVPVPANAAGAVLPDGLTEAEAEELRIELFKVEEEILTLRQVLAAKERHATELKRKLGQTPLNQLKLNLSKSLQEVQSSTAYVKTSEKLGEWNEKVTHSDAYKKTQETLSQAGQKTSAALSNVGTAISRRLGDMRNSTTFKSFEDRMGSMKTKVSGGRENGSESLHSPDNAPHDASPF; encoded by the exons ATGGAGCCCGGCGGGCAGG ACATCAACCTTAACTCTCCCTACAAAGGTTTGCTGACGGACACAATGACCGACGTACCGGTGGGCCCAGCAGGTGTTCCTGTGCCGGCCAATGCTGCCGGAGCGGTGTTACCAGACGGGCTAACAGAGGCCGAGGCCGAGGAGCTGCGGATCGAACTGTTCAAG GTGGAGGAGGAGATTCTCACCCTACGTCAGGTCCTCGCTGCCAAGGAGCGCCACGCCACCGAGCTTAAGAGGAAGCTGGGGCAGACCCCCCTCAACCAACTCAAACTCAACCTGTCCAAGAGCCTGCAGGAGGTGCAGAGTTCCACCGC TTACGTAAAGACCTCCGAGAAACTTGGAGAGTGGAACGAGAAAGTGACCCATTCTGATGC CTACAAGAAGACTCAGGAGACGCTGTCCCAGGCCGGGCAGAAAACCTCCGCAGCTCTGTCCAACGTGGGGACTGCCATCTCTCGGAGACTGGGGGACATGAG GAACTCGACGACCTTCAAGTCCTTTGAAGATCGTATGGGGAGTATGAAG ACCAAGGTATCTGGCGGCAGAGAAAACGGCAGCGAGTCTCTACACTCTCCGGACAACGCCCCACACGACGCCTCTCCCTTCTAG
- the TPD52L2 gene encoding tumor protein D54 isoform X6, whose translation MTDVPVGPAGVPVPANAAGAVLPDGLTEAEAEELRIELFKVEEEILTLRQVLAAKERHATELKRKLGQTPLNQLKLNLSKSLQEVQSSTAYVKTSEKLGEWNEKVTHSDAYKKTQETLSQAGQKTSAALSNVGTAISRRLGDMSPYLAAVGGALPFSQSFSSYSIRHSISMPAMRNSTTFKSFEDRMGSMKTKVSGGRENGSESLHSPDNAPHDASPF comes from the exons ATGACCGACGTACCGGTGGGCCCAGCAGGTGTTCCTGTGCCGGCCAATGCTGCCGGAGCGGTGTTACCAGACGGGCTAACAGAGGCCGAGGCCGAGGAGCTGCGGATCGAACTGTTCAAG GTGGAGGAGGAGATTCTCACCCTACGTCAGGTCCTCGCTGCCAAGGAGCGCCACGCCACCGAGCTTAAGAGGAAGCTGGGGCAGACCCCCCTCAACCAACTCAAACTCAACCTGTCCAAGAGCCTGCAGGAGGTGCAGAGTTCCACCGC TTACGTAAAGACCTCCGAGAAACTTGGAGAGTGGAACGAGAAAGTGACCCATTCTGATGC CTACAAGAAGACTCAGGAGACGCTGTCCCAGGCCGGGCAGAAAACCTCCGCAGCTCTGTCCAACGTGGGGACTGCCATCTCTCGGAGACTGGGGGACATGAG TCCTTACTTGGCGGCAGTCGGCGG ggctctccctttctctcagtCTTTTAG CAGCTACTCCATCCGCCACTCGATAAGCATGCCGGCCATGAG GAACTCGACGACCTTCAAGTCCTTTGAAGATCGTATGGGGAGTATGAAG ACCAAGGTATCTGGCGGCAGAGAAAACGGCAGCGAGTCTCTACACTCTCCGGACAACGCCCCACACGACGCCTCTCCCTTCTAG
- the TPD52L2 gene encoding tumor protein D54 isoform X3 — translation MEPGGQGLLTDTMTDVPVGPAGVPVPANAAGAVLPDGLTEAEAEELRIELFKVEEEILTLRQVLAAKERHATELKRKLGQTPLNQLKLNLSKSLQEVQSSTAYVKTSEKLGEWNEKVTHSDAYKKTQETLSQAGQKTSAALSNVGTAISRRLGDMSPYLAAVGGALPFSQSFSSYSIRHSISMPAMRNSTTFKSFEDRMGSMKTKVSGGRENGSESLHSPDNAPHDASPF, via the exons ATGGAGCCCGGCGGGCAGG GTTTGCTGACGGACACAATGACCGACGTACCGGTGGGCCCAGCAGGTGTTCCTGTGCCGGCCAATGCTGCCGGAGCGGTGTTACCAGACGGGCTAACAGAGGCCGAGGCCGAGGAGCTGCGGATCGAACTGTTCAAG GTGGAGGAGGAGATTCTCACCCTACGTCAGGTCCTCGCTGCCAAGGAGCGCCACGCCACCGAGCTTAAGAGGAAGCTGGGGCAGACCCCCCTCAACCAACTCAAACTCAACCTGTCCAAGAGCCTGCAGGAGGTGCAGAGTTCCACCGC TTACGTAAAGACCTCCGAGAAACTTGGAGAGTGGAACGAGAAAGTGACCCATTCTGATGC CTACAAGAAGACTCAGGAGACGCTGTCCCAGGCCGGGCAGAAAACCTCCGCAGCTCTGTCCAACGTGGGGACTGCCATCTCTCGGAGACTGGGGGACATGAG TCCTTACTTGGCGGCAGTCGGCGG ggctctccctttctctcagtCTTTTAG CAGCTACTCCATCCGCCACTCGATAAGCATGCCGGCCATGAG GAACTCGACGACCTTCAAGTCCTTTGAAGATCGTATGGGGAGTATGAAG ACCAAGGTATCTGGCGGCAGAGAAAACGGCAGCGAGTCTCTACACTCTCCGGACAACGCCCCACACGACGCCTCTCCCTTCTAG
- the TPD52L2 gene encoding tumor protein D54 isoform X5 — MEPGGQDINLNSPYKGLLTDTMTDVPVGPAGVPVPANAAGAVLPDGLTEAEAEELRIELFKVEEEILTLRQVLAAKERHATELKRKLGQTPLNQLKLNLSKSLQEVQSSTAYVKTSEKLGEWNEKVTHSDAYKKTQETLSQAGQKTSAALSNVGTAISRRLGDMSSYSIRHSISMPAMRNSTTFKSFEDRMGSMKTKVSGGRENGSESLHSPDNAPHDASPF, encoded by the exons ATGGAGCCCGGCGGGCAGG ACATCAACCTTAACTCTCCCTACAAAGGTTTGCTGACGGACACAATGACCGACGTACCGGTGGGCCCAGCAGGTGTTCCTGTGCCGGCCAATGCTGCCGGAGCGGTGTTACCAGACGGGCTAACAGAGGCCGAGGCCGAGGAGCTGCGGATCGAACTGTTCAAG GTGGAGGAGGAGATTCTCACCCTACGTCAGGTCCTCGCTGCCAAGGAGCGCCACGCCACCGAGCTTAAGAGGAAGCTGGGGCAGACCCCCCTCAACCAACTCAAACTCAACCTGTCCAAGAGCCTGCAGGAGGTGCAGAGTTCCACCGC TTACGTAAAGACCTCCGAGAAACTTGGAGAGTGGAACGAGAAAGTGACCCATTCTGATGC CTACAAGAAGACTCAGGAGACGCTGTCCCAGGCCGGGCAGAAAACCTCCGCAGCTCTGTCCAACGTGGGGACTGCCATCTCTCGGAGACTGGGGGACATGAG CAGCTACTCCATCCGCCACTCGATAAGCATGCCGGCCATGAG GAACTCGACGACCTTCAAGTCCTTTGAAGATCGTATGGGGAGTATGAAG ACCAAGGTATCTGGCGGCAGAGAAAACGGCAGCGAGTCTCTACACTCTCCGGACAACGCCCCACACGACGCCTCTCCCTTCTAG